A genomic region of Magnolia sinica isolate HGM2019 chromosome 6, MsV1, whole genome shotgun sequence contains the following coding sequences:
- the LOC131248326 gene encoding 14 kDa proline-rich protein DC2.15-like: MASKSSASAAALFLSINLLFFAFATATHSSACPPPPSPKPRPTPNPNPKPTPTPTPSRPTPTPTPTRGTCPRDALKLGVCANLLGLVNVVVGSPPTLPCCSLIQGLADLEAALCLCTAIRANVLGINLNIPVSLSLVLNNCGRKVPSGFECS, from the coding sequence ATGGCATCAAAGAGCTCAGCGTCAGCTGCTGCCCTTTTCCTCTCCATCAACCTTCTCTTCTTTGCCTTTGCCACTGCTACTCACAGCAGCGCATGCCCACCCCCACCTAGCCCAAAGCCAAGGCCCACGCCCAATCCGAACCCGAAACCCACCCCAACTCCCACACCTTCAAGACCCACCCCAACTCCCACACCTACAAGGGGTACATGCCCTAGAGATGCACTGAAGTTGGGTGTATGCGCCAATTTGCTAGGGTTGGTGAATGTGGTTGTGGGGTCCCCACCAACACTCCCATGTTGCTCCCTGATCCAAGGGCTAGCCGATCTTGAGGCGGCCTTATGTCTGTGCACTGCCATCAGAGCCAATGTCCTGGGCATTAACCTCAACATTCCAGTCTCCCTGAGCTTGGTCTTGAACAACTGTGGGAGAAAGGTCCCATCTGGGTTTGAATGTTCCTAG